ACGCTCGGAGCTTTTGGACGCGACTTTTTAAGATCTGCGGCCAAGTAAGTGCGCACTTAATTAATCGATTTACAGAATTTCCCAAGTTATAAATTCTAAACTTTAATGACAGTCCCTGAAATTTCCGTCATCCTACCGACCTACAACGAGAAAGAGAATATTCCGGTTCTTCTTCCAAAAATTGCCCATGCTCTTCGGAAGTTTTCGTATGAGATCCTACTTGTGGATGACAATAGTCCGGACCGTACCTGGGAAGTGGCAGAAAATCTAAAAAAGAATCACAAGGAACTTTTCGTTCTCCGAAGGATGGAAGGACGGGGTCTTTCCTCAGCGGTTCTTGCGGGAATGTCGATCGCAAAAGGGAACGTTTTTGTCGTAATGGACGCGGATTTACAACACGACGAATCGATTCTTCCAAATTTAGTGGAACCGATTCTCACAAAAAAATCGGAGATTTCTATCGGAACGAGATATACGGACGGTGGATCGACTTCGAATTGGTCCTGGATCCGAAAAAGTCTAAGCTTTATCGCGACCACACTCGCGAATTTTTTTTTACCGATTCCTGTTTCCGATCCGATGAGCGGTTTTTTTGCGATTTCAAAAGAATACTTTGAAAAGACCGCAGATTTCATCAACCCGAGAGGATTTAAGATTCTATTAGAATTTCTGCATAGGTCGGAAATAAAGCCGAGAATTTCGGAAGTTCCTTTCACCTTTCAAAGCAGACGATTCGGCAAAACAAAGTTGGACGGTTCCGTGATCCGAAATTATTTAGTCGCGCTTTTGGATCTTCGTTTTGGAAAACGAATCTCCCCTACTTTTCTTCTCTATTCTTTGGTCGGATCCTCCGGCGTTATTGTAAATCTATTCGGACTCTTGATCGCGGAATCCCTTCATTTTCCCGAGTTGAGGACCCCTTTTCAGTTTCTGAATCCGTTCCACAGTTCGGTCTTGTTCGGAATCGAAATCTCTATTCTTTCCAATTTTTTTCTGAATAACTATCTCACATTTTATGAAAAAAGATACGATGGAATTCGAATCGTTCAAGGTTTGATTCTTTTTCATCTCGTCAGCCTGATTGGACTTCTGATCCAAATCAGCGTTTTTCAATTTCTATATCATAGAATCTTTATATCCGAATTCAATTCTTCCGGACTTCGCATTAAATTCTTCTCAGATTCGCTTGCTATTTTAGCCGCGATGATTACAAATTACTTCTTAAACCTAAACGTTACATGGAAAGGTTCGAGAGACGAATCCCGTTTCTAAAGGAGTTTTATGCCTAAAGTGTTAGTTCCTTTCGCGGAAGGAATGGAAGAAATGGAGGCAGTCATCATTGTGGACGTCCTCCGAAGAGCGAAGATCGAAGTGACGAGCGCATCGCTCCAGGAAGGCTTCGTTACCGCATCCCGAGGAGTTCGCCTTTTGGCGGACACGTCTCTCGATCATATCGATTTCAAAACGTTTGATATGATCGTTCTTCCAGGAGGGAACGGTGGCACCAAAGCTCTCGCTTCGGATAAAAGAATCTCCGATTTTCTAATCGAAGCGAAAAGGAACGGGCAATGGATCGCGGCCATTTGCGCCGCTCCCAGTATTTTAGTACATCAGAATATTCTCACAAACCAGGACCGTTTTACGTCTTTTCCCGGTGTTGTTTCGGAGGCTCCCGGTTATACCGGATCGAGGCTCGAAATTTCCGGCAAGATCGTGACGAGCGTCGGCCCGGGATCCGCTTTCGAATTCTCCTTAGAGCTTGTAAGAATTCTTCGTGACGAAAAGACGATGTTGGAAGTAAAAGAAGCCCTGCAATTGCCTAAATGAAGAATTTTTTTAAGATCGCTTCCAGAAACTTTCAGAGAATCACGGCGATCACAGGGGCTGGAATATCCGCAGAAAGCGGAATCCCAACCTTTCGAGGTACGGATGGGCTATGGAAAAACTTTCGCGCGGAAGAATTGGCGACTCCGCAGGCGTTTCAAAAAGATCCACAACTGGTCTGGGAATGGTATCTCTGGAGAAGAAGCGTCATTGAAAGTAAAGATCCGAATCCAGGACACTTCGCTCTCGCAGAATTAGAACAACGTAATGTGAATTTTTTTCTCATCACACAGAATGTGGACGGACTTCATACGAGAGCCGGCTCCAAAAATCTCGTTGAAATCCACGGTAATATTTTCGTCAACCGTTGCACTTCCTGCACAAACGAAATCAAAACTTCGATAGTCGATCAGAACGAGACCCTTCCACAGTGCAATGTCTGCGGTTCTCTCTTTCGTCCGGGTGTCGTTTGGTTTGGAGAATCCTATGATCGATCGAAACTCAACGAGTCGATTCTGAGAATGCAGAACACAGATCTTTTATTGATCATCGGTACATCCGGTGCAGTGAGTATGCCGGTTTATTTGGCTGAAATTGCAAAAGAAAGCGGAGCGATTCTTATTGAAATCAATCCGGAGAGAAGCTCTTTTTCATCTTCCGTAGATCTTTTCGTACAAGGTAAAGCCGGAGAAATTCTTCCCGAACTCGTAGCAGAAATGTTCTCGCCTTAATTCCAAACGAGCGACTCTCGTTCCTTCCTACTCTTCTACAAAGTCAAGGCCTTCATTCATTTCATCCTTGTATTTTTTTGTAATGAATCCGAAAGTGAAAAAACAGTCATTTCTATTTGTTAGAATCTATATAAAAAACGCACTTGAAAGATGAATTTATTCTTCACGCAAAGATTCATCCGGAAAGAAAAGGAACGGAAAAGCTTGCATATTTTTTCAAAAATTTTTAAACGAAAAAAAAACCGAAACGAATCACAAGAAAGCGGTTATGAATCGGAAAATTCCGGATGGACGGCAATCGACGAAATTACCAACCGAATCTATCCAACTCAAAGACTGGACTCGGTAATTTCTCCTAAAATCATGCCGATCCATGATCGCACTGGTAAAACAATACTATTTCAATTGGCGGTGTTCGATTTTGAGGACCACTGGCTTTACGTTAGTTATGGTTGTAGCGAACTTTTTGAAAAAACTTGGGAAGACTCTGAATGGAGCGGCTTAGGTTACGAATTGACGTTGAGACTAAAGAAGAATCGACTCGCTGTTCCCCCTATGTGGCCAATGCCTGTAATGAACGATCTGGCATTTTATGCTTTACAGGGCCATGAACTTAGACCAGGACAAAGCATCAACTTCGGTGGTCCTATCGATGGAGAAGAGGAAACGAAATTGACCGGCTTCCTTTTTCTAAAAGATCGTGAATTGCCTTCGATTGACACTCCGAACGGGAAATTACAGTTTTTGCAACTCTATGGACTCGACAAAAATACTTTGGAGAAGATAAAATCGGAAGGCACTCATAAACTCATTGCCTCTTTGGAACAGGATACAAGTAATTTGTTAACGGACATAGACTGATTCTTATTGGTTGATTTCCGAATCTTGAAGAATCTCTTCGATAACAAAATTAGGTAGAAACGATCCGATTAGGAATCCGATTTGCTCGATTCCCCTTTTTGCAATTCGATGCCGGGCATCGATACATATCCCGGCAAGTCTTCTATTCGTTTCAACCAATCGCATACATTCGGGAAAGGTCGTACATCTATCTTTCCCTCGCTGGCCAAAGCGATATATGGATACATTGCTAAATCGGCGATCGTCACTTTTTCTGCGGCGAGCCATGGATGTTTTTTTAGATGATCTTCCAGGAGGGACAAGAGTTGATTTGTGATGTAAACGGCTTCTTCTACCGGAATCGATCTTCCAAATCGATAATGAGCGCGTAACGCCGCCGGACCTCTGGTCACTTCGTTTGCAGACGTCGAAAGCCATTCCACTACTTTTGCGCTCCCGATTCCGGACCGAGGAAACCATTCTCCGTTTCCGTATTCCACTGCGAGGTAAACGAGAATGGCATGACTATCTCGAATAAACACACCTTTGTCTTTCAAAACCGGCACTTGTCCCAAAGGATTTATTTTGAGAAATTCTTCTGACTTTTGTTCTCGTTCGGCGCTGTTTAGGGAACGACTCGTATATTCCAAATTCAACATAGACAAGAGCATTCTGACCTTGTGACAATTTCCGGATACGGCGAATTCAAATAGTTCCAAAACTCCTCCCTTCCCTTAGAAAAAAAATCTTCCTGATTTCATCCTTATTCTTCTTTTCCTCGTTTCCGAAAGATTCTTACTTCGGAAGTCGAGTAAAGATAAAATCGGCGTAGTCATTAAAACAACTCGGCGACATATGACCTGGGTCGCTAAAATCGTCGCAGTGATACAACGGATCTTCGTTCATATTCCAGAACGCAGTTCCAGTCGATTGATGCAAACGGTTCAAAATCGGGATCATTATATCATACGGAGTTCTTTCGTCTTTTTCGTTCGTTAAGACTTTTTTTGTTTTATAGAGTTCAAAATAAGGACGAGAAACCCGCACCCAAATCGTTGCGTAAGGAACTCCCAATCCTTTCGCGATAGAAATCGCATCCTCTTGATTGGACATCATTTTTGGATTGAACGTAAACGGAGTGAGATAGGATTTAAAATCCGTGTTCGATCTTTTTTTGAGTAGCTCCGGAGAAAGGACGATCTTGGGACTCGAGTCGGAGGTCGCGCTTCCCCTTTGTTTTTTTAGATTCTCCGTAATCTCGTCCCGGAGTTTGCTATACCCCTTTGCCATCGCTCCTCCGTCCTTGACTCGAGCTCGAATCACATTCCAGCGAGGCCGATTTTTTAGAGTATGGAATAATTTTTTTCCAATAAACCCGGTAAGATCGGAAGAAGAATATCGATCCGCGTGACGGAAAACAAACGACGGGCTGAGTCCGTAAAACAGAACCTCGTCCAAAGTCAAAACGGAGGAAGAATTGAAAATCTCGATCGATTCGTCCATTAGTATAAAATCCGGTTTGACTCCGTCGGATTGAAACCGCTCCAACCAATAAAGATAATAATCGGGAGAACCGCCGGGAACCGAAAAGTTGAACAGAATCCAATTCGGATATTTTTTTTCTATATAATCGTTTCTAAAAAGGAGAGCCCTCGAATTTCCAAAATAGACAAGAACCTTCTTTCTTTCCTTCTCTTGCAGATAACCTTTCAATTCTTCAAACAAAAATTCCTTGTGACGAAAGTTAAGATCGGAAAGCGTAAGCGAGTAATACGGTTCCAAGGTCGTGGAACTCACAATCTTATCGATACTAAAGGCGATGAGAAAGATGACAAAAGGAACGATTAGAAATCGGTTTCGAAACATTCTATTTTCCTAAAACTTATAATAGATAAACGCGCCCGAGTCTTCCGAAAACAAAGCGAGCAAGAATAGGGTGACAACGCCTACAATGGTAAGAAGCCAAGGATCGTATTTTCGGAAGCGTTTCCAAAATTCGGGAACATACTGGACCCAATTGAATAAGACAAGCGCCAGGAATAAATAGAAGAATTTTTCCACATTCTCCATTTGATTGAGTAGAAAAAAAGAATTTCCGTCGATCAATCGCCCCGCTTCCCCGATCCAAGCCGTTCCTGAAGAACTTGAAAGTTCCGATTCGATCGAGGTAGGAGAATTCTTGAATATTCCCAAAACATGTTGTACCATCGTTTTTGCGTTATCCGCTCGAAACAATACGGCGCTAAATGAAAATAAAAGAAAAACGGTCGTTGCCTTGAGAACTTTTAGGATTGTACTTTTTTCCGGTGTGAGTTTCCAACCGAGCGTATTCTCCATATAACGTTCTCCAGCGAGCAATACTCCCCAATAAAATCCCCAAGCGATAAAGGTATAATCCGCTCCGTGCCAAAAACCTCCAATCGTCATCGTAAGAATCAGATTGAGATGAGTTCTCCACTGCGAAGCGCGACTTCCTCCTAACGAGAAATAGATGTAATCGCGTAACCAAAAAGACAACGTTATGTGCCATCTCTGCCAGAGTTCCCTTCCGCTGAGAGAAAAGAACGGCGCTTTGAAATTTTCGGGAAGATAAAAGCCGAGTAACGCGCCCACTCCTCTCGCCATGTCCGTAAGGCCCGAAAAATCACAGAAGACCTGAATCGAATAACCGATTCCGGCAAGAATCAAGGAAGTTGAATCGTAAACTTCCGGATTCGAATAGATCGGAGAAATCAAACCGGAAGCTGGATCCGCTATCAAGACCTTTTTAATAAGACCGCTGATCATCAGATAACTTCCGTTATAGATTTTATCTCGATCCGGTTCCAGATTCTTTAAGTTCGGAAAAAAATCCCCCGTTCTCATAATCGGACCTGCGATCAAAACCGGAAAAAATAAAACAAAAAGAAAGTATCCTTGGATTGAGATGAGTTCGCTTTCAGGATTTCGTTTGGCATCCACGGCCGCGGCGATCATCTGAAAGCTGTAAAAGCTGATCGCTAAGGGAAGAATGATATGAACGATTCCCTGAATCTCTTGAAAGAACGGATAACCCGTAAGATCCGCAAGAACTCTGGAAAAGAAATAAAAGTATTTGAAAAATCCAAGATTGATACAGTTGAAAAGAACCGCCGCGATCATCCACTTTTTGGAATTCTCACGATCGAGCTTGATTCTCTTATAAAGAATGTAGTTGAGAAGAATTACGAAAACAAAATGAAAGAAAAAAATCCAGGAAAACCAAATATAAAAAAAGGCGCTGGAAAGAATCAAAAAGTCGGGACGATTCTTTTTTGGAATCAACCAATAGATCGTGTAAACGAAGGCGAAAAAAATCGCAAAAGTAACGGAGTTGAACAGCACTGTTTATCTGCCCTTCCTAAATAAATTTTTCCAATATTCGAGTTCGTCCGAGTTTAGTTTTTTGTCTTTGTATTCTTCGCTGTCCGGCTCCGGCTTTTTCGGAGTGGTTTCCGCGAGAACCAAGGTCGCAAATTCTTCGGAAGAGATCGGATGAGCCCCCCATTTTTTTGCGTGAAAAAAAATCTCTTTATCCGAACTGACTACTTGTACATCCGAAGGCCGAGCTTGTGTACGAACAAACTCTTTGATTAAGTCGTCCGCTTTTCTTTCTCGACTAAAATACACGTGCAGTTTTCCAAACGTCTCTTGATAAACTTCACTCGCTATTTCTTTTTTGCCGTCGAAGAAAACGTGAAACGTCAGGTTTTTCTTTTTTTTAGAATAGAACTCGATCAACTCCAAAACTACCGCTCTGGCTTTATTCAGTTGATTTTGATACATCAATTCTTCCGTTTCCGGAAACTTATAAATCAGATTGAAACCGTCAATCGCCACTTGTGAATACATGGAATTGTAGTGACCAGAATCCCATTCTCGTAAATACTGTAAACCAACCTTTCCAGGGAGATAATGAGTAAAATGGCTGATTCCGAACGTAATCCGGTCCGGGTCAACAAATTTAACGTCTGGCATTTTTATCTTTGGCTCCGCGCGTTACCGGGATCCGGGAGAGATCTGTTTCTTCTTTCTCTTGCCACCTTCGACGTCCTTCTTCTTTTGATCTATAATTCTTATAAAGAATTTCTACCCAAAGAACTCTATGCCTACGTCATCGGTTTTGACTTTTTTGTTCTCGTGATTTGGGGTGTGGAACTCATCACAAAATTTAGAAAATCCAAAGACCCGGGAACTTACTTCTCGATGAATTGGTACGAAGTCGTGGGCGTGATTCCCTTTTACTTTCTTCGTCCCTTTTTACTTTTGAGAGGAATCAAGATCCTGATCGCATTCTACAAGTTGGGTCAGTCCGGACAAAACCTAAGCGATATCGTAACGAGAGAAATCACGTTTCGTTTTCGCGACGTCATCGTGGATACGATCGCGGACGCCGTCTTTTTACATTCTTTGGAAAGAGTAGAAGAGGTGATGATTCGTCTCGACTACAGTCAACTCGCCAAACGCGCGTTTGAACTCCACCAAACTCAGTTTAACGCAAAGGTAAACGAATCTCTGCAATCCAAATTCTTATTGGGAGAATTGTCCCGCATTCCCTTTATGGGTGAAATTTCGAAACGACTCGGAGAGGACATCAGCACGATGATCACGGACGTTCTTGAAAATGAAGTGACCGGGGAAATCATGAAGCAGATCACCGAAGCGATTCTCAAAGAAATGGCGAATCACGTAAAAAAACTTCCGATCGAAAGAATCACACGTCCTCTCGAAGTCGAAAGCTCGTTACAGGAAACACCAACGATTCTCAAAAAAGAAGAAGAATCTCCTGAGACTTCGACCGAACCCGAATCGTAATCCGTCTATTCTTCATGAGTTCGATCTTTAACCGCCTTTCTTTTCCTTGGAATTCCACTTCCTTTTCTTTGGCTATCGCCGGCGGAGGTTGTAAGGCCTTTTACGGTCTTGGGGCGGGACTTTCTTTTCGAAAATGGGGTTTGAACCTCTCTGAAATTTCCGGAGTTAGCGCCGGTGCCGCCATGGCGCTTTGTATTCTTTCCGAAAGAGAAGAAGAGAGCATAACGTATTTCGAAGAACTCGCCAGAAGAAATTCTAAAAATTTTCGTTTCCTAAATCTTTTCAAAGGATTGTCTCCGTTTCCTCATGAGAATATTACGAGAAGATCGATTCGTTACAGCCTCGATCTTAAAAAGATCAAAGAATCTTCTGTGAAAGTTTTTATCGGAGCGGTTAAGGCAAAACCGATCCACAAACTCAACGGAAACAAAACTTCCGTTTCTCGTTTGATATCCAGAACGATGCAGGCTTATATCCAAGACGAAAGAGATAAACAAAAAGGAAGAATACCGAACCGCGTTCAGTCGATCTTTGACGAATGGAATCTGGAGAACATCGTCTATTCTGAAAAAGATCTCGTTGAGTCGAAAACGGTAGAACAGATTCTACTCAATTCTTCTTCGGTCCCTCCGGTCGTTTCGCTTCAAAGAAAGAATGATGAATTCTTTTTGGACGGAGGTCTTACCAACAACTTACTTCTGGAATACTTCTCCCCATCTCAGCCAAAAATCGGAATCTACTACGAGGACAACACGATCGTGGGAAAGTCGGAATCCGTATTAAAGAATACCTTTCTTTTTAAACCCTCTCGCCCTCTTTCGATCAGCGCCTTTGATTATACGAATCCGATCGGAGTGCGAGCGACTTTCGAATTAGGAAAGCAAGACGCGGAAGAACGAAAGGATGAGATTTTGGATTTTATTCAGAAGGTTCGATAAAAAACACTTGCGATTCTTTTTCGAACGTTTAAAATTTTTTAACTGAGAGGAGTGTTTGCTTTATGAAATCCGTAGAAACTTGGTTCGGCGAATATGCCGACAGTCACAGAAATCCGATCAATAAAAATATCCATTGGATCTGCGTTCCGTTGATTTACTTTACCGTCATCGGTCTTCTTTGGTCGATTCCGGTTCCTTCCGTTTTTGCCTCCATCCCCTATCTGAACTTCGCGACCATCTCACTGGTGTTAGCTCTTGCGTTTTACATTCGGCTTTCTCCTGCGCTGGCTTTTGGAATGTTGGTTCTGACTTCGCTGATGATCTATTTGATCATTCTCTTACAAGCAACTGTACTTCCAGTAATGATCGGGGCTTACGCATACGGACTCGTGGATCTTTCCGTGACCATTTTCGTTCTCGCCTGGATCGGACAGTTTATTGGTCACAAGATCGAAGGTAAAAAACCTTCCTTCTTCAAAGACGTTCAATTTTTGATGATCGGCCCAATATGGCTTTTAGGCTTCGTATATCAAAAATTGAAAATCGCATACTAAACGTTACGGCTGAAGTCTCATGGGAACCGTTTCCGCCCAATCTTCTTGACCGGTAGAAGCGGTTCCATCATCAAGTTATACGAGTTCTGGAAAAATATAGATCGAGGGTTTCCGATGCCAAAGATAGTCAATCATGAGAAATACAAAATAGAAATTCTATCCAAGTGTGTGGATATCCTTGCAAGAAGGGGATATTCTGCGGTATCGATGAGAGAGATCGCCACCGAGTTGGACGTATCCACAGGAACTCTCTATCACTATTTCGCTACCAAAGAGGATATATTTAAGGAATTGGTGAAGTTCGTCCTCAACAAGGACATAGAAGAATTACAACTTTATTCCAAAGGTAATCCCGGACAAACCCTCGAAACAAGAGTAGAGTCTTTGTTTCAGATGATCCAAGCGCGGGAATCTTATTTTCAAAATCTTCTGTATATCATCTGCGATGTTTCGAGACTCAAAAACCACGAAGAGGAAAAGGTTCTGATCGCGGATGCGATGAAGGAATACGTCAATATCATCACGAAACACCTGGGAGTAACAAACCCGACCTTAAATCGGATTTTGATTAGTGTCATTTTAGGAACCGTCGTTCAGAGGATCGTAGACGGGGATGCGATCAGCCTGGGAGACACTTCGGAGGTGATCAAAGATTTTATGGCGGTGATCCTTTCCAACTCCTTCACATTCTAAATTCAAAAAATCTTAAAACGATCGAGGACCGCCTTCGTTTCTTTCTGAATTCTCGTCGAATTCCATTTTAGATGTTTTCCTAAGGAACGAAGCAATCGATTCAACTCTTTTTCCTCAGGAAGCCCGGGTACCCCGACGCCGGATCGATGAAAGAAGAAGTCGGTCGCAAAACGGATGTCTTCCCTTCCCGCGATAAATCTCAACTCGCTTTCAAAAAACTTTTCCCCGTTCTGCAAAGTATAAAATTCTTCCTGACCACCGCTCTTAGAAAGAATGGAATACGCTTGCGATCCGTATCGATTGGCGACGATCTCGACCAATTCACCTCTGAGCTTTGGAAATTTTCGACTCAAATCCTGAATCAAAGAAGGAAGATCGGAATAATCCCCTGTCGCGGGAGGAATCACTTCCGTTTCACATTCTCGAAAGTTTCCGGGAAGATAGTCCACTACCTTATCGACGACGGCTTCTCCTACCGCTCGACTCGTCGTATATTTTCCTCCCATCGCGGTAAAGAAGCCCGGAAAGCCTGCGTCTTTATGATCGAATATTTCAGTCTTGCGGGAAGCGTTGTATGTGGAAGTGGTTTCACTAGGATCCTCCACCAAAGGTCTCAATCCACCGTAATAGAAGTCCACATCTTGAAGAGTGAGATCCGTAAAACCGAACGAATAATTCACTTCGCTTAACAATTCCTCGATATCTTTTTTCGTTACTCGAAAAGCGTCCGGGTTATCCGGATATTCCGTATCGGTCGTTCCGATAATCGTTTTATTTCTCCATGGAATGATAAAAATATGAGTTCCATCTTTTTTCTTAGTTACGATCGTTTTATCGCCGCAGATTTTTCTCGTAACGACGTGGATTCCTTTCGATCGGACCAAATTTTTATCAGCAGGAACTCCGGCGAGAGATTCCACAAAATCCGCCCAGGGTCCCGCGGCGTTTACTACGGATTTCGCCTGAAAAACGATTTCTTTTCCGTTTAACTTGTCTTTGGCGACGACCTGATAGGTAGAATCGGAATTTCGACGAATCGAAATGACTTCCGTATAATTTTTGGCGACAGCGCCCTTTTCCCTCGAGGAAAAGATGAACTCGGAAGTATGACGTTCCGGATTTAAATTAAGATAATCATAATAAAGATAAGAGCCCTTTAATTTTTGCCTTTCTAGGCTCGGAGATTCCATGATCGTTTGCTCCTTTGAAAGAAAACTATACTTAGGGATCAAACGATCTTCCGAGATGTTTCGGTTTCTATCAAAGGACAATGCGTTGTACATCTCCATTCCGAGTTTTAAAACGATTCTTTCGGATTGCGAATACACGGGCACGAGAAATCCCATCGTCTGAACCGCATTCGGAGTGATTCTTGCAAGAGTCGCTCTTTCTCTTAGAGATTCCCGAACGAGACCCAATTCAAAATTTTTGAGATAACGCAACCCGCCATGGATGAGTTTGGAAGTCGCTTGACTTGTTCCCGACGCATAATCGTTTTTTTCCAACAGAATCGACTTCAGACCTCGTAGTGTAGAATCCCAAAGCACGTTCGCGCCTGTAATACCTCCGCCCACGATCAGTAAATCGTAGATCGAAGACGTGGATTGTTTGGAAGAAATCGTTTTGATAGAAGCTGACTTTGTTTTTTTTGCCATACCAGTATTTATTTTTTTAAAAATGCCAAGGTCAACCGCTTTTAACTCAAATGAGAAAAATCAAGAATTTTATAATTTGATATCATTGTATATAAATCCGAAAACTCTGATTGAAAAATTTAGAATTCCAATAACCTTAGGAATACGATGACCTTTCCCAATACTCTGAAAAAATACTTCCGTCTCTTCTTTGACATACAGGAAGATAGAATCCGTTTTGCAGAGGAATATGTGGAAGATCTCCATAGACAGGCAAGATTACTTCATTATCCAGGATCGATCATCGGGACCTTTGTTTGGTTGGGTTTTGCGTTAGACACCGATCGAAAACTACATCCTGAGTTTCCGGAACTCTTTTATTTTAGAATCGGTTTGAGCTTACTCAGTTCCTTTTTCTTAATTGCGATCGCAATTGATAAATTTGTAGGTACAAAACTGAGAGGAAAGGGTTTAGAATGGGCTTATATTCTTTTTTTGTATCTTCTGAACGTAACCGCTTTTTTTACCGGAAAAATCGCCGACGATCCCAACTACGTTTCTGGACTTCAGATCGTCGTTATGTCGATGGTCTTTATGCCGTTCCCAAGAAAGGCGTTGATTCTTCTTTATTCTCTTTCGATTTTCAGCTTTTTGATCGCCGTTCTTTTGTATCATCCGAATCTCTCCACAAACCAAGCATCGTATTCGATGCAAAATCTTGCGATCAGCTATCTTCTCGCTTTTTTCAGCGGGTTTATTGTGGAGCGATATCGATTCTCCAACTTCGTCAGTCATTTTAAAATTTTAGAAAAGAATCGTGAGATCTCCGAGAACATGGAACTGATCCAAGGATTAAAGGAAAAACAAGACGGAGATTACTTTCTTACCTCTCTTCTTTTAGATCCGCTCATTGCCAAAAAGACCGAAAACGGTCCGATTCGAATCAACTTCGCGCTGAACCAGTTTAAGAAGTTCTCCTTTCGTGAAAAAGAATACGAATTAGGCGGAGATTATCTCAGCGCTTACGACCTGACCCTGCAAGATAAAAAATTCAAGGCATTTATCAACGGGGATGCGATGGGAAAATCCATTCAGGGTGCGGGCGGAGCGCTCGTATTGGGAGCAGTCTACAACTCGGTGATCATTCGGTCCAGGATGGACCCGGATTCCGCAAACCGTTCTCCGGAACGCTGGCTCAAGGATTGTTTTACGGATCTTCAAAAAGTATTC
This window of the Leptospira stimsonii genome carries:
- a CDS encoding glycosyltransferase, translated to MTVPEISVILPTYNEKENIPVLLPKIAHALRKFSYEILLVDDNSPDRTWEVAENLKKNHKELFVLRRMEGRGLSSAVLAGMSIAKGNVFVVMDADLQHDESILPNLVEPILTKKSEISIGTRYTDGGSTSNWSWIRKSLSFIATTLANFFLPIPVSDPMSGFFAISKEYFEKTADFINPRGFKILLEFLHRSEIKPRISEVPFTFQSRRFGKTKLDGSVIRNYLVALLDLRFGKRISPTFLLYSLVGSSGVIVNLFGLLIAESLHFPELRTPFQFLNPFHSSVLFGIEISILSNFFLNNYLTFYEKRYDGIRIVQGLILFHLVSLIGLLIQISVFQFLYHRIFISEFNSSGLRIKFFSDSLAILAAMITNYFLNLNVTWKGSRDESRF
- a CDS encoding MBOAT family O-acyltransferase, with product MLFNSVTFAIFFAFVYTIYWLIPKKNRPDFLILSSAFFYIWFSWIFFFHFVFVILLNYILYKRIKLDRENSKKWMIAAVLFNCINLGFFKYFYFFSRVLADLTGYPFFQEIQGIVHIILPLAISFYSFQMIAAAVDAKRNPESELISIQGYFLFVLFFPVLIAGPIMRTGDFFPNLKNLEPDRDKIYNGSYLMISGLIKKVLIADPASGLISPIYSNPEVYDSTSLILAGIGYSIQVFCDFSGLTDMARGVGALLGFYLPENFKAPFFSLSGRELWQRWHITLSFWLRDYIYFSLGGSRASQWRTHLNLILTMTIGGFWHGADYTFIAWGFYWGVLLAGERYMENTLGWKLTPEKSTILKVLKATTVFLLFSFSAVLFRADNAKTMVQHVLGIFKNSPTSIESELSSSSGTAWIGEAGRLIDGNSFFLLNQMENVEKFFYLFLALVLFNWVQYVPEFWKRFRKYDPWLLTIVGVVTLFLLALFSEDSGAFIYYKF
- a CDS encoding SIR2 family NAD-dependent protein deacylase, whose protein sequence is MKNFFKIASRNFQRITAITGAGISAESGIPTFRGTDGLWKNFRAEELATPQAFQKDPQLVWEWYLWRRSVIESKDPNPGHFALAELEQRNVNFFLITQNVDGLHTRAGSKNLVEIHGNIFVNRCTSCTNEIKTSIVDQNETLPQCNVCGSLFRPGVVWFGESYDRSKLNESILRMQNTDLLLIIGTSGAVSMPVYLAEIAKESGAILIEINPERSSFSSSVDLFVQGKAGEILPELVAEMFSP
- a CDS encoding DJ-1 family glyoxalase III, which codes for MPKVLVPFAEGMEEMEAVIIVDVLRRAKIEVTSASLQEGFVTASRGVRLLADTSLDHIDFKTFDMIVLPGGNGGTKALASDKRISDFLIEAKRNGQWIAAICAAPSILVHQNILTNQDRFTSFPGVVSEAPGYTGSRLEISGKIVTSVGPGSAFEFSLELVRILRDEKTMLEVKEALQLPK
- a CDS encoding NYN domain-containing protein, which produces MYSQVAIDGFNLIYKFPETEELMYQNQLNKARAVVLELIEFYSKKKKNLTFHVFFDGKKEIASEVYQETFGKLHVYFSRERKADDLIKEFVRTQARPSDVQVVSSDKEIFFHAKKWGAHPISSEEFATLVLAETTPKKPEPDSEEYKDKKLNSDELEYWKNLFRKGR
- a CDS encoding DUF1574 domain-containing protein; its protein translation is MFRNRFLIVPFVIFLIAFSIDKIVSSTTLEPYYSLTLSDLNFRHKEFLFEELKGYLQEKERKKVLVYFGNSRALLFRNDYIEKKYPNWILFNFSVPGGSPDYYLYWLERFQSDGVKPDFILMDESIEIFNSSSVLTLDEVLFYGLSPSFVFRHADRYSSSDLTGFIGKKLFHTLKNRPRWNVIRARVKDGGAMAKGYSKLRDEITENLKKQRGSATSDSSPKIVLSPELLKKRSNTDFKSYLTPFTFNPKMMSNQEDAISIAKGLGVPYATIWVRVSRPYFELYKTKKVLTNEKDERTPYDIMIPILNRLHQSTGTAFWNMNEDPLYHCDDFSDPGHMSPSCFNDYADFIFTRLPK
- a CDS encoding glutathione S-transferase family protein, with protein sequence MELFEFAVSGNCHKVRMLLSMLNLEYTSRSLNSAEREQKSEEFLKINPLGQVPVLKDKGVFIRDSHAILVYLAVEYGNGEWFPRSGIGSAKVVEWLSTSANEVTRGPAALRAHYRFGRSIPVEEAVYITNQLLSLLEDHLKKHPWLAAEKVTIADLAMYPYIALASEGKIDVRPFPNVCDWLKRIEDLPGYVSMPGIELQKGESSKSDS
- a CDS encoding suppressor of fused domain protein, whose product is MHIFSKIFKRKKNRNESQESGYESENSGWTAIDEITNRIYPTQRLDSVISPKIMPIHDRTGKTILFQLAVFDFEDHWLYVSYGCSELFEKTWEDSEWSGLGYELTLRLKKNRLAVPPMWPMPVMNDLAFYALQGHELRPGQSINFGGPIDGEEETKLTGFLFLKDRELPSIDTPNGKLQFLQLYGLDKNTLEKIKSEGTHKLIASLEQDTSNLLTDID